GCGAATGTGGGCGTGGAGATTGGCGAGGTCGGTGATGGCATCCTGCACAATGATGCCGTTGCGACGGTAGCTGGTTTTGGCGACGATCCAGCCCTCGGCGAGCAAGGTGGCGTAGGCGGCCTGAGCAGGGTTGAGGTCGGCGACGAGCGGGGCGGTTTCGGGGCGGTAGCCGTGGGCGATGAGGAGCAGGTTGCCATTCCAATCGGCGCGGGCGGCTGGCGCGGCGATGGTATATTTGGCACCTTCGATCTCACCGGTGAGGACGGTCGTGGCGGGCGCGGCGATAAGGCGCGGGAGCACCAGCAGGCCGAGGAGCAGGGCGGTGAAAGAAAGAGCAGGGCGGCGCATGGGAGCAGACGTATTTGGCTTTTGTGGGCTTGTCGAATGGTGTTGGGATGGCGGCATGAATCTTCGTGAGCTCGTGAATCCCAGTGTATTGACGCAGCCGGTGTATGAACCGGGTCGTCCCATCGAGGACGTGGCGCGGGAGTTGGGGCTCGATCCGAACGGCATCATCAAACTGGCCTCGAACGAGAATCCGCTGGGCGCTTCCCCGAAGGCGATCGAGGCGATGAAGGCGGCGTTGGAAGATTGTGAGTTGTATCCGGATGGCGGATGCGTGGCGTTGCGGGACGCGTTGGCGGCCCATCATGGGGTGGACGCGGCGCAGCTGGTGGTCGGGAATGGCTCAAACGAATTGCTGGAGTTGCTGGGGCATGTGTTCCTGCGGCCCGGCGATGAGGCGGTGATGGGGGCGCCGGCCTTTATCGTCTACAAACTGGTCACGCTCTTGTTTGGGGCGACACCGGTGGAGGTGCCCTTGGTGGACCACGTGCATGATCTGGCGGCGATGGAGCGGGCGATCACGGAGCGGACGCGGATCGTGTTTTTGGCCTGTCCGAACAATCCGACGGGCACCTTAAATCCGGCCGAGGAGGTGCGGGCGTGGATCGAGCGGCTGCCGCAGCATGTGGTGGTGGTGCTCGATGAGGCTTACGCGGAGTATCTGGATCCGGTGCCGGACTGGACCGATCTGCTGACGGGCGACCGAGCGGTGGTGGTGTTGAGGACGTTTTCCAAGATCTACGGCTTGGCGGGGCTGCGAGTCGGCTACGCGCTGACTTCGCTGGAGATGGCGAGTATGCTGCAGCGGGTGCGGCAGCCCTTTAATGTGAACACGATCGGCCAAGTCGGTGCGATGGCGGCATTGGCGGATGAGGCTTGGGTGGCGCGTTGTCGGGAAGCGAACCGGGCGGGCGGCGAGCAACTGATGGCGGGCCTGGCGGCGGCGGGGCTGGAGTATGTGCCGAGTGCGGCGAACTTCCTCTTGGTGAAAGTCGGCGACGGTGCCCGGTGTTATACCGAGCTGCAGCGAGCCGGGGTGATCGTGCGACCGCTGGGACCGTATCAGCTCCCCGAGTGGGTGCGGGTCACGATCGGCACGGAGGAGCAGAATGCGCGGCTGTTGGAAGCGCTGAGGCAAACGGCCCGTTCGAGCTGAAACGGCGATCGGGTCTGAGCAGTAGTCTGAGTCAGCGACTTACGAACTCTGGGCGCGTTGGTAGCGTGACCGCGCCAACTCGTTGGAGATGCGGTCGAGCACCTCCTCCCGGCCTGGCACGAAAGCGAAACGATCGCGGCCGAGCGTTTGGTAAGCTTGGCGGAGCAGTTGGGGGGAGGGTCGCCGCATGGTCAGCAGTTGGGAGAGGTGTGCGGTCAGGTCGCTCTCGGTCGGACGCTGGAGTTCGAACTCGATGAGGGCCGTGAGCGCGAGCTGGTTAAGCGGGTCGGTGGCCACGGCCTGTTGCAGGACACGAACGGCCTGCTGGTCGGCTCCAACGTTGCGGAGACGTTGGGCGACCGCGACAAGGTTTTCGGCGCGGACATTTTTGAGATTCAGGAAGTCGGTTAAGTAGAGATTCGCGGCCTCGCGATCGCCCAAGGCGTAGTTGGCGATGGCAAGCAACCCATTAAAAATGGGGGCGAACTGGTCCTCCCACTCCGGATGAGCCTGCAGGAGTTCACGAGTGAGTTGCACCGCCTCGGCGTGGCGCTGGGCCACGATCAAGGACTCAACGCGCATGAGGGCGAGCGCGCTGGTAGAGTGCTGATGAGCGGCGGCGTGGGCAAACACGTGGTCGGCGATCTCAGGTCGACCTGAATTGGCCGCAAAATCGCCCAACATCAGCGCCGCTTGGGGGTTGGCTGCAAACTGGCGGAGCATCAGCTCGGTCTCTGCGCGAACGGCGTCATCGTCGTCAGTGGCGTCGAGGGCCGTGAGTAGATCGATGCGCGGCTGGAGTTCGTCGGGGTAGTCGATGCGGCGGAGAAGGCTAAGGTGACGGGCTCGATCGGGTGCGCCGGAATCGCGCAACCACGCGTTTTGCAGCGAGTAGATTTCCTGGTGGGTGGGGAATTCGTGCGCCAACTGGTCGATCAAGACCACGGCGAGCTCTTGAAATCCGCGTTCCCATTCGATTTTTGCGCTGAGGACTCGACCTTCAGGCGTGAGTTCGAGGTCGAATCTGCGCAGAGTATCTTCGGCTTGGTCAAAATTACCCCGAAAAAGCAGGGCGTTGGACTGAGCCAGAGCGAGGAATTGCGCCGCGGATACGGGTAATTCGGCGCTCTGCAGCAGATCCGTCGTCAGCGAGACGATCGTTTCGTCACGTTGTTCTCGGAAAAGAAAGCGAATCGACTCCTCGCAATAGGCCCAATCGAGATCCGTCACCGGAATTTCACGCAGCGGAGTCAGGGCGTTGGCGACGGCGAGGTCCTTGCGGCCGAGATAGAGGTAAATGTCGGTCAGCAGGCGGCGGCCGGTGAGATTTTGGGGAGAGCGGGCCAGACCAGAACGGAGCAAATGGAAGGCTTGGGGGAGATTGCCTTCCTCTAAGGCGGCTTCGGCCAAATGGATCA
This portion of the Actomonas aquatica genome encodes:
- the hisC gene encoding histidinol-phosphate transaminase, encoding MNLRELVNPSVLTQPVYEPGRPIEDVARELGLDPNGIIKLASNENPLGASPKAIEAMKAALEDCELYPDGGCVALRDALAAHHGVDAAQLVVGNGSNELLELLGHVFLRPGDEAVMGAPAFIVYKLVTLLFGATPVEVPLVDHVHDLAAMERAITERTRIVFLACPNNPTGTLNPAEEVRAWIERLPQHVVVVLDEAYAEYLDPVPDWTDLLTGDRAVVVLRTFSKIYGLAGLRVGYALTSLEMASMLQRVRQPFNVNTIGQVGAMAALADEAWVARCREANRAGGEQLMAGLAAAGLEYVPSAANFLLVKVGDGARCYTELQRAGVIVRPLGPYQLPEWVRVTIGTEEQNARLLEALRQTARSS